TATCACTGTCTATGGCCTGATAATAAATCCTCAAACTTTTGTATTTGCTTTTAACCTGCAGCCCAGGACTAATATGTCTGACTTTGTATAATTATAACTGACataattaatacatatatatattcatattatatCCTTGAATCAGTGTTGCAGATACACCTTGGACTTTGGGCTGATTTAAACTATACACACATTCAAATTTCCTCACCTATATCATATCTGAAGATGAAAGGAactccaaaatcaaaattcaacatTGTATCCCCTATCTACTTCTATAGTTGAGTTTTTTGTGTTTAACCCTCTTGTAACATACTGGCATTTACAGTATAAAGTGTTTATTGCCAGGGAAAAGGCATGCTTTCTTTCTGTATTTTCTACAGCTTATGCAACCATTTTAATACATCGTCCAGCTTTGTGTCAAGTAATAGATCTATTACttagtttttttcaaaaacaaattttgttacTTAAGCAATTTCCATCCATCTGGTCGctataactttaaatatttaagaaattacatgtacatgtatatgaatgcTCAAAGTGGATCAGACTCATCAATATGATATTTGCATCAATACAATATCAATATTTTACATTGCAGGATCTTTTTGTTTACTAGAAGTATTTTCTAGAAATACGTGCTACTACAAACTCAGCCTCTgcttaatccttatcatgctagacacagatgattctgcctttgtgaccaggtcctgtgtagatcataatcagggtgcacatttgtgcagtcttatcaagatctgcactgtacGCCATTTGATAAGTATAATTTTGGTAAGCACCATTTTTTACAAttaactgaaagatggacaagtgtgttatagaaatttagcagggtaagggttaaaggctTGCTAAACAATCGTACATGTACAAGACTGGTAAAAAGCAATACCATACCTTTCCATTTCCAGATCACTTTTATTTCCTACCAGAACCACTGGTATACTACCCATGGTACCAATCTGATCTAGCAGCTTGTCATACACAAACTTTATCACTTCAAAACTGAAATTATACAAATCAAGCCATAAACTATGAAGAAACAGTTATGTTCTGGCTTCACAGTGTTCAAAATCTCTTATTTGTTTCTTCTTAAGCTTCGTAAAGCAGAAAACACATACCAAATCATGAGAGACAAAAtgagaaattttcattttttcccactTTTCTGCTTCAAAATAATGatctttatttacatatattgcattctgaaaaacaattcttacaagctAGTAGTTAAGAGGGGGCAGGGTGCTTGCACCAGATTGAGCCCTATCAAAATTATGCAATATCTGTGTCAAACTTTACCTTTTTATTGAGTTGACTGAGTAGACAAGAATATAACcatcaatattcatgaaatatgactGAGGTAGTATAGAGTACTCATCCTGAAATGAAAAGCGATCTATTTTAGGAAGTAACATTTTTTCAAGTCTTTAGCATTCGCTTGAAAACTAATTATTTAAAAGCATGGGATTTACATCGTATTGTTAACTAGAATGTTGATGCCCATTGTTGACTGCCCTGAAATGTTTACCTTTTAGGGAGGTAGCAAGTTATAGTATAAATGACATACCTGGCCTGCAGTTTTTACCTTTAAAGAAGTAGCAAGTTATTATATAAATTGACATACCTGGCCTGCTGTATCTACAAGCTGTAAGGCATATTCTTGACCATTAATCTTTAGCGTTTTCTGAAATGCTGACAacaaaaacaacttaataagaACTAACCTTAAAACATATTCTGCTGCTGCTTATGAACAGCATTACTTGGTTATCCTTATTAGTTTCGAAGCATCTGACCAGTCTTTTTTGAAGTCaatattgtacatatatacagtcCTTAAGTTTACCTAAGAACTATTAGTGCACTCACTACAATGATCAAACAAGAGTTGTAAAACGGAATGAAGAGTCTATAAATTTAATATACAGTTTTCTTAGTCACATTTAAATAACTAACTTCAAAATAGCAACTTCCCTTCTTTTTaatggtgtaggaagaccccaAGGTATCCGTGCATCAACAGTTACTGTTGTTTATAGCAGAATATACAAAGcttgaaaatctttttttgttcAACTGGCAATGGAATAAAGCTGTGTTagaatataatttaaatatatgttttgaaaattctttcttTTACTGTCAATTACAAGCCATTTAACTGTCACAAATGAACCTTCTTTTAGTTCATTTTTAATGGCTTTAAATGAGGATACTCAATGGCAAAGTACATTTTTCACAGCTGGTTTGATAGCCATGACTACAAGTGTCTGTaaattaaccttaagcctgcttgCGGAGTGTGATTTTGCCTATGCAACCACAGCAGACTAAGATCAACctgcgcaggctgatcatggtctgcactgtttgctattcagtcagtaaattcagtgaacaccctttgaatagtaaatgatattgcttaaattgaatgatggagtCACTGACCAGTCCActttataaatttagcagggtaaaggttaagctaTATTCATATGAAACACTTACTGTTTTCTATAGTTGGATCATAGGAATCCACAAACTGATTTTCTACAAACTGTATGGTGAGACTCGATTTACctgaaaaataatatattcaaCTATACAACTCCAACAAATAACTGTAAGACACATATTGATGTCTCCTGTCTTGggatgttttacatgtaacataataattttatatgaaaactaaGTTTTAGCTTTGGTTTTTGCAGGCATTAATGTCATTTAGAACTACATATGAGTCGcaccaggagaaaaccaacataatgcatttgcgacatGCATGGCTTCGGACCAGCCTGCCCATCTGCGCCTTTTTTAAGTGATCATCGCTTTCGCTCGCACTTCTATGTGCGTCTTTAACTAATTAACTAATTTCATTGCCGATTTGTCTGTAAGTCAATGATCTTGATTGGTTCTAATTGTTTATTTGAACATA
The Mercenaria mercenaria strain notata chromosome 10, MADL_Memer_1, whole genome shotgun sequence genome window above contains:
- the LOC123561721 gene encoding GTP-binding protein Rheb-like, translating into MSAKKRRIALMGFRSVGKSSLTIQFVENQFVDSYDPTIENTFQKTLKINGQEYALQLVDTAGQDEYSILPQSYFMNIDGYILVYSVNSIKSFEVIKFVYDKLLDQIGTMGSIPVVLVGNKSDLEMERVVSREEGKKVADDWKIPFLEATATENQSVKRVFEKIVNTIEKASGNVPEKNGCILS